In Falco cherrug isolate bFalChe1 chromosome 5, bFalChe1.pri, whole genome shotgun sequence, one DNA window encodes the following:
- the KERA gene encoding keratocan: MSLKVYTSLLLLFLVNSVWTRTVRQVYDDLDPEHWSHYTSECPRECFCPPSFPNALYCDNKGLKEIPAIPARIWYLYLQNNLIETVSEKPFVNATHLRWINLNKNKITNSGIESGVLSKLKRLLYLFLEDNELEEVPAPLPVGLEQLRLARNRISRIPEGVFSNLENLTMLDLHQNSLLDSALQSDTFQGLNNLMQLNIAKNSLKKMPLSIPANTLQLFLDNNSIEVIPENYFSAIPKVTFLRLNYNKLSDDGIPPNGFNVSSILDLQLSHNQLTKIPPINAHLEHLHLDHNRIKSVNGTQICPVSIAIAEDYGFYGNIPRLRYLRLDGNEIQPPIPLDIMICFRLLQAVVI; encoded by the exons ATGTCTCTAAAAGTCTATACAAGCCTTTTGCTCTTATTCTTGGTCAATTCTGTGTGGACTCGAACTGTGAGACAAGTTTATGATGATCTGGATCCTGAGCATTGGTCTCACTACACTTCTGAGTGTCCACGAGAGTGCTTTTGTCCTCCCAGTTTCCCCAACGCATTATACTGTGATAACAAAGGACTTAAAGAAATACCTGCAATCCCAGCAAGAATTTGGTATCTCTATCTTCAAAACAATCTAATAGAAACAGTTTCGGAGAAGCCTTTTGTGAATGCCACTCATCTGAGATGGATAAATCTGAACAAGAATAAGATCACCAACAGTGGAATTGAGAGTGGTGTTTTGAGCAAGCTGAAAAGGCTGCTTTACTTATTCCTTGAAGACAACGAATTGGAAGAGGTGCCTGCCCCATTACCAGTGGGACTGGAACAGCTAAGACTGGCTAGAAACAGAATTTCCAGAATCCCAGAAGGAGTCTTCAGCAACTTGGAAAACCTTACTATGTTAGATCTGCACCAGAACAGTTTGTTGGACAGCGCTCTTCAAAGTGACACCTTCCAAGGACTCAACAATCTCATGCAACTCAACATAGCAAAAAATTCACTCAAGAAAATGCCCTTAAGCATTCCAGCTAACACACTGCAGCTGTTTTTGGACAACAACTCCATTGAAGTGATACCAGAAAACTACTTCAGTGCAATACCCAAAGTGACTTTCCTTAGGCTGAACTACAATAAATTATCTGATGACGGTATTCCCCCAAACGGGTTTAACGTTTCATCTATTCTAGACCTACAGCTGTCCCACAACCAGCTCACTAAAATTCCGCCAATCAATGCTCATCTCGAGCACCTTCACCTTGATCACAACCGAATCAAAA GTGTCAATGGTACTCAAATATGCCCAGTCTCAATTGCCATAGCAGAAGACTATGGTTTTTATGGCAACATCCCTCGCCTCCGATACCTTCGCCTGGATGGAAATGAAATTCAACCTCCAATCCCATTGGACATCATGATATGTTTCCGACTACTTCAGGCTGTTGTCATCTAA